The sequence below is a genomic window from Chryseobacterium foetidum.
AAACTAAGGTCTGAACGGTTGAAAGAATATGATGTTCCTAAATTTAAGAGATATCTGCCGAATTTCTGACGGTAAGAAAGGGTCTGAAAAGTGTTTTTTCCTTTTAAATTCACCAAAGAATGGTCGTAGTCAGGTTCAAGGCTGGGCATTTTCACGCCCATGACATCTGTGCTGAACATTCCGTAATATTTCAGAAAGCCGCCGGACTTTGTTTTAATTCTAAAATTGGCGTCTCCATTAAAACCACTTGGAGGTTCGTGAAAATTGGTGTTAAAATTAAACACTTCCTGCATCAGTTTTAAATTTGAATAGCCTGCACTCGCCCCAAAAGAATGGGTTTTCTCATCATTTACCCTCTGAAATGAAGCATTTAAGAAAATCGGAGCCACACCAAAATCGTAAGAAGACTGCTCAGGAAGATCCACACTTTCCAGCATCAGGGCTCCAGAAAGTGCCTGTCCGTACAAAGCGGAATAACCACCACTTGAAAATATATTTCCTTTAAAAAGTGAAGTGTTGAAGCGGTCCCGTCCTGCAATTCCCGGAACTGAGTTGGAAAAATAATTGTTGATTAAGCTTCCGTCCATAAAAATTTTAGCCTCAGAACCCGTACCGCCGCGAATGAAAAGACCTTCTGTTTCGCCAACTTTCTGTACACCCGGAAGATAATTTAAAGCAGATGAAATCTGTCCGTCTGCTCCTGCTGTTGTGTAAATATCCAATGGAGTAAGCAGTGCCGTTGCCCTGTTTTTGTCGCTCGCCTCAATCGAACCTGCGGTGATGACCACGGCATCGATCTCGCTCACTTGCTCTTTCATATCAAGTGAAAGTTGAATGTTTTCATTTTCTATCTGCAAAGGCTTTTCAGTCTCGATATATTTAGGATGAGAAAACTGGAGGATATGACTTCCTTTTTCTGAGGTTTCAAAAGAGAAATTTCCGTTGCTGTCGCTTGTGGTGCCATCGTAAGTGTCTTTCAGCGTAATATTTACCTGAGGAATTCCCTTGTTTTTATAGCTTACCTTTCCCGAAATTTTAATCTGGGCTGTTGCTGAGGCAAAAATCAGATTTAAACTTAAAATAAGGATGCGAAGGCTGAAAGTTTTCATTGGCTAATAATTTGATGTAAAAATACACAGTTCATCAAAAGCCTTCAATTAAAATATACTGAACGGTCATTTTTAAACTCCGAACGGTATTTTGATTTGTCGTGAGACTTTTATGGTTTTAGATTTTTTTCATTTTCAAATTATTCAACACTATAAAATATTAATAAAATGAATTTAAAAACAATTACATTATTGGGTGGTTTTGCCCTGTTCACCGTGTCTTGCGGAGCCAGCAAAACATACGACATTATGCCAAAGAGTGACACTAAAACTGCCGGAACCGTAAGTTTTACCGAATCAGGCGGAGAGGTAACAATGAAAATTAAAGCCAAAAATCTTACACCCGGAATTCACGCGGTACACCTGCATGAAAAAGCCGACTGCTCTGCACCCGATGCCACTTCGACCGGCGGACACTGGAATCCTTCAAAAATGGATCACGGAAGATGGGGCGGCGAGCATTTTCACATGGGAGATATTGGAAATCTTACAGCCGATGCCAATGGAAATGCTGAACTTACCTTTAAAACCGATAAGTGGTGTCTCGACTGTGTAGACGAATCTAAAAATATTCTCGGAAAAGGAATGATTATCCACGCCGCGGCAGACGATTTCCAGACTCAGCCAACGGGAAATGCTGGCGGTAGAGTTGGGTGTGTGGAAATAAAATAGTGATATATCTTAACCATTAAGGTAGTTGAGGTTTGAAGGAGTATTAAGAATTTGCAAGCAAATTTAAGCGGTTTGCTTAAGGAATTTTAATTTCATCTTAACCAAACTTAAATGTTAATTGTCTTAATGTTTCAAACCTTAAAATAAATAATGCCGGTCTTATCAACCGGCATTTGTTTTATTGTTCTGTAATCAATCCCAATTCTCCGTAATGTTTTTTAAACTTCTGAATTTTGGGACCGACCACTGCGCTGCAGTAAGGTTGCGTAGGATTTTCACTGTAATATCCCTGATGATACTGTTCGGCAGGCCAAAATTTTTCGAGAGGTGAAAGTTCTGTAACGTAAGTTCCGTTCCATCTTCCAGACTCTTTAGAAACTTCGATTGCCCTTTCAGCTTTAGCCTTTTCAGCGTCGTCTTTATAGTAAATTACCGAGCGGTATTGGGTTCCGATGTCGTTGCCCTGTCTGTTGAGTTGCGTAGGGTCGTGAAGGAAGAAAAATACATCCATCAGCTGCTCATATGAAATTACGTGCGGGTCGTAGGTAAGCTGTACCACTTCTGCATGACCGGTTTGTCCGGTGCAGACCTCTTCGTAAGTCGGGTTGTCTTTTTGTCCGCCTGAATATCCTGAGACTGCGGATTCCACACCTTTCAGCATATTGAAACAGCTTTCAACACACCAGAAGCATCCTCCGCCAAAAGTTATTTGTTCAAATTGATTTGTATCCATTT
It includes:
- a CDS encoding superoxide dismutase family protein, producing MNLKTITLLGGFALFTVSCGASKTYDIMPKSDTKTAGTVSFTESGGEVTMKIKAKNLTPGIHAVHLHEKADCSAPDATSTGGHWNPSKMDHGRWGGEHFHMGDIGNLTADANGNAELTFKTDKWCLDCVDESKNILGKGMIIHAAADDFQTQPTGNAGGRVGCVEIK
- the msrA gene encoding peptide-methionine (S)-S-oxide reductase MsrA, whose amino-acid sequence is MDTNQFEQITFGGGCFWCVESCFNMLKGVESAVSGYSGGQKDNPTYEEVCTGQTGHAEVVQLTYDPHVISYEQLMDVFFFLHDPTQLNRQGNDIGTQYRSVIYYKDDAEKAKAERAIEVSKESGRWNGTYVTELSPLEKFWPAEQYHQGYYSENPTQPYCSAVVGPKIQKFKKHYGELGLITEQ